In one window of Macadamia integrifolia cultivar HAES 741 chromosome 2, SCU_Mint_v3, whole genome shotgun sequence DNA:
- the LOC122071983 gene encoding peroxidase 72-like has translation MSVSMLSVMFLSLFAFAPICFSHKTNGGYLYPQFYDYSCPKAEEIVKSIVAQAVAKETRMAASLLRLHFHDCFVKGCDGSILLDSSATITSEKLSNPNRNSVRGFEVIDQIKSALEKECPGTVSCADILAIAARDSTVLTGGPSWEIQLGRRDSRTASFSGSNTGIPAPNNTFQTILTKFKLQGLNIVDLVALSGSHTIGKSRCTSFRQRLYNQSGNGQPDYSLDPLYAAVLRTSCPRSGGDQNLFFLDFVSPTKFDNFYFINLLFYKGLLNSDEVLFTKSKEAMELVKEYAHNNWLFFEQFAKSMVKMGNISPLTGSRGEIRKNCRRVNSY, from the exons ATGTCTGTGTCTATGCTCTCTGTCATGTTTCTTTCACTTTTTGCCTTTGCTCCAATATGCTTCTCCCACAAGACCAATGGTGGTTATCTGTATCCACAGTTCTATGACTACTCGTGCCCGAAAGCCGAAGAGATTGTGAAGTCAATTGTTGCACAAGCTGTTGCAAAAGAGACTAGAATGGCTGCTTCATTGCTTAGGCTCCATTTCCATGACTGTTTTGTTAAG GGCTGTGATGGATCAATTTTGTTAGACAGTAGTGCTACCATTACCAGTGAGAAGTTATCTAACCCAAACAGGAACTCAGTTAGAGGATTTGAAGTCATTGATCAGATAAAATCAGCACTAGAGAAAGAATGCCCTGGAACTGTGTCCTGTGCTGATATATTGGCTATTGCTGCTAGAGATTCTACTGTCCTG ACTGGTGGTCCTAGTTGGGAAATACAACTTGGAAGAAGAGACTCTAGAACTGCAAGCTTCAGTGGTTCTAATACTGGCATTCCTGCACCAAACAACACATTCCAGACTATCCTTACTAAATTCAAGCTTCAGGGTCTCAACATTGTTGATCTTGTCGCTCTCTCCG GGAGCCACACTATAGGAAAATCAAGATGTACCAGCTTCAGGCAGAGGCTCTATAATCAGTCAGGCAATGGGCAGCCAGACTACTCACTTGACCCATTATATGCTGCAGTATTGAGAACCAGTTGCCCAAGATCTGGTGGTGATCAAAACCTGTTCTTCTTGGACTTTGTTAGCCCAACAAAGTTTGATAATTTCTACTTCATAAACCTCTTGTTTTACAAGGGTCTGCTAAATTCTGATGAAGTGCTCTTTACAAAGAGTAAAGAAGCAATGGAGTTGGTGAAGGAATATGCTCACAACAATTGGCTTTTCTTCGAGCAATTCGCAAAATCCATGGTTAAGATGGGAAATATCTCTCCATTGACAGGATCAAGAGGGGAGATTAGAAAGAACTGCAGGAGAGTCAACAGTTATTAA
- the LOC122093506 gene encoding RING-H2 finger protein ATL7-like, producing the protein MYGIWGFRGWLVMSYRYPDPPTCCSSASAELKLYQAFIFSIPIIFTFVLLFLFYLFYLRRRTGDSSSLRMGTSNGNIEPLSIPSQFGLKKELREMLPIIVFKESFSVKDTQCSVCLGDYQAEDKLQQIPACGHIFHMDCIGHWLATHTTCPLCRISLLPSPKTTTNPSDDLVELLAHEAQSDQEFTRIGNADETYIQVQTMAERVNVGEERGSNGISNEEEFPDARREVERCRCGGEVSAVVLNVETHDSIEQELGSEHP; encoded by the exons atGTATGGGATCTGGGGTTTTCGAGGGTGGTTAGTAATGTCTTATAGATATCCAGACCCACCTACTTGTTGTTCTTCAGCTTCAGCTGAACTGAAACTATACCAAGCTTTCATCTTTTCGATACCAATTATCTTcacttttgttcttttgttccTATTTTACTTGTTCTATCTTCGACGAAGAACCGGGGATTCGTCATCTCTGCGGATGGGGACATCTAATGGCAACATAGAACCCTTGTCCATA CCAtctcaatttggtttgaagaaGGAGCTTAGAGAGATGCTACCTATAATTGTATTCAAAGAGAGCTTTTCTGTCAAGGACACACA ATGCTCAGTATGCCTGGGTGATTACCAAGCTGAGGATAAGCTTCAACAAATACCTGCATGCGGCCACATTTTTCACATGGATTGCATTGGCCACTGGCTTGCCACCCACACTACCTGTCCTCTTTGCCGCATCTCCCTGTTGCCTTCTCCTAAAACTACAACCAACCCTTCTGATGATCTCGTAGAACTCCTGGCCCATGAAGCGCAATCTGATCAAGAATTCACAAGGATTGGGAATGCAGATGAAACATATATTCAAGTTCAAACAATGGCCGAGAGAGTTAATGTAGGCGAAGAGAGGGGCAGTAATGGTATTAGTAATGAGGAAGAGTTCCCTGATGCAAGGAGAGAAGTTGAAAGGTGTAGATGTGGTGGTGAAGTTTCAGCTGTTGTGCTTAATGTTGAAACACATGATTCTATTGAGCAAGAGCTTGGGTCAGAGCATCCTTAA
- the LOC122069387 gene encoding uncharacterized protein LOC122069387 isoform X2, whose product MMLLPILEGYWCSFGPENYGEGGNILPSRRYRLNTRNRAARPQSMRGCQCRFAVKRLYARPSVALIIYYERRHVNKSGVLCHGPLDRDAIGPGAKKIPYISNEIQQQTMSMIYLGIPVENVLQKHIEGVQRYCGADAKVSSLASQYVHKLGMIIKRSTHELDLDDQASIRMWVERNKKYVFFYQDCSDTDPFILGIQTDWQLQQMIRFGHHSLMAADSTFGIKKLKYPLSTVLVFDSRLHALPVAWIITRSVAKEDVSKWMKALRERARAVDSAWKINGFLIDDAASEIDPIREIFCCPVLFCLWRVRRSWLRNIVRRCNHIEVQREIFKRLGKIVYGIWDGADSVGAMEEFIQDFVDQTDFMQYFKACWVPKIEMWLTTMKTLPLASQEASGAIEAYHVKLKLKLYDDSHIGALQRVDWLVHKLITELHPIYWLDRYADESDSFQNVKEEYIASTSWHRALQIQDTDVILDDKDHLFAKVVSQKDSSQTHLVWNPGSEFAFCDCEWSMQGNFCKHVIKVNMVCENHLGYQPSMASQSFKEILINLWKKPMDDSISLDQSMAWMSQMLDQIQKLVELNNSNDIGSLVNNLPLKWVAKKGRTSFGRPASVVGFLPKSKNGSKKALIIRKSRKRKRLSRFK is encoded by the exons ATGATGCTCTTGCCCATCCTTGAGGG GTATTGGTGTTCATTTGGTCCTGAGAATTATGGAGAGGGTGGTAATATATTGCCCAGTAGGAGATATCGACTCAATACCAGAAACCGAGCTGCAAGGCCACAGTCCATGCGGGGCTGTCAGTGCCGTTTCGCAGTTAAGCGTTTGTATGCTCGCCCATCAGTTGCACTCATTATATACTATGAGAGACGTCATGTAAATAAATCGGGTGTTCTATGTCATGGACCACTTGATAGAGATGCCATTGGCCCTGGTGCCAAGAAAATACCCTATATTTCTAATGAGATCCAGCAGCAGACAATGTCCATGATTTATCTTGGAATACCAGTGGAAAATGTCTTACAGAAACATATTGAAGGCGTTCAACGCTACTGTGGTGCAGATGCAAAAGTTAGTAGCCTTGCATCTCAGTATGTCCACAAACTCGGCATGATCATCAAGCGATCAACACATGAATTGGATCTGGATGATCAGGCTAGCATACGAATGTGGGTTGAGCGCAATAAGAAGTATGTATTCTTTTATCAGGATTGCTCTGATACAGATCCTTTCATTCTAGGGATTCAAACAGATTGGCAGTTACAACAAATGATCCGTTTTGGCCATCACAGTCTCATGGCTGCTGATTCAACATTTGGCATAAAGAAACTCAAG TACCCACTGTCTACAGTTCTTGTATTCGATTCGAGGTTACACGCCCTCCCAGTTGCATGGATCATTACCCGTTCTGTTGCAAAGGAGGATGTGTCAAAATGGATGAAAGCTCTTCGAGAACGAGCTCGTGCTGTTGATTCTGCTTGGAAGATCAATGGGTTTCTAATAGATGATGCTGCTTCAGAGATTGATCCAATCAG GGAAATTTTTTGCTGTCCTGTTCTTTTTTGCCTTTGGCGTGTTCGTAGATCATGGCTGAGGAACATTGTCAGGAGGTGCAATCACATTGAAGTTCAACGTGAAATTTTCAAACGTCTTGGAAAAATAGTGTATGGTATCTGGGATGGTGCAGATTCTGTGGGTGCTATGGAGGAGTTCATCCAAGATTTTGTTGACCAAACTGACTTCATGCAGTATTTTAAGGCCTGTTGGGTGCCGAAGATAG AAATGTGGCTTACAACCATGAAAACTCTTCCACTTGCAAGCCAGGAAGCATCTGGTGCCATTGAAGCTTATCATGTGAAGCTGAAACTCAAACTTTATGATGATTCACATATTGGTGCACTCCAAAGAGTTGATTGGCTGGTGCACAAGCTGATAACGGAGTTGCATCCTATCTACTGGCTTGATCGCTATGCAGATGAAAGTGATTCCTTCCAAAATGTTAAAGAGGAGTACATTGCTTCCACATCATGGCATCGAGCACTGCAAATTCAGGACACTGACGTTATCTTAGATGATAAGGATCACCTCTTTGCCAAGGTTGTGAGTCAAAAGGACAGTAGTCAAACACATCTGGTCTGGAATCCTGGGTCCGAGTTTGCTTTTTGTGATTGTGAATGGTCAATGCAAGGAAACTTTTGCAAGCATGTCATCAAGGTCAATATGGTCTGCGAAAATCATCTAGGTTATCAACCTTCCATGGCATCTCAGTCATTCAAAGAAATCTTAATCAATCTGTGGAAAAAACCCATGGATGATTCAATTTCCCTTGATCAGTCAATGGCCTGGATGAGCCAGATGCTTGACCAAATTCAAAAACTAGTTGAATTAAACAATTCCAATGACATTGGCAGTCTGGTAAATAATCTACCACTGAAGTGGGTGGCCAAGAAGGGCAGAACATCTTTTGGCAGGCCTGCATCTGTAGTTGGTTTTCTCCCCAAGTCAAAGAATGGTTCCAAGAAAGCTCTTATCATCAGAAAGAGCAGGAAGCGAAAAAGATTGTCTCGGTTTAAGTGA
- the LOC122069387 gene encoding uncharacterized protein LOC122069387 isoform X1 has protein sequence MEIKDSILDIPVQDPPQEDFSAVDLNWTKYGTDEHHDEVALIPYDRVDEFMLGECSNVECPTRFHIERGRKREIGSVKNNKSDEYLEYRVYWCSFGPENYGEGGNILPSRRYRLNTRNRAARPQSMRGCQCRFAVKRLYARPSVALIIYYERRHVNKSGVLCHGPLDRDAIGPGAKKIPYISNEIQQQTMSMIYLGIPVENVLQKHIEGVQRYCGADAKVSSLASQYVHKLGMIIKRSTHELDLDDQASIRMWVERNKKYVFFYQDCSDTDPFILGIQTDWQLQQMIRFGHHSLMAADSTFGIKKLKYPLSTVLVFDSRLHALPVAWIITRSVAKEDVSKWMKALRERARAVDSAWKINGFLIDDAASEIDPIREIFCCPVLFCLWRVRRSWLRNIVRRCNHIEVQREIFKRLGKIVYGIWDGADSVGAMEEFIQDFVDQTDFMQYFKACWVPKIEMWLTTMKTLPLASQEASGAIEAYHVKLKLKLYDDSHIGALQRVDWLVHKLITELHPIYWLDRYADESDSFQNVKEEYIASTSWHRALQIQDTDVILDDKDHLFAKVVSQKDSSQTHLVWNPGSEFAFCDCEWSMQGNFCKHVIKVNMVCENHLGYQPSMASQSFKEILINLWKKPMDDSISLDQSMAWMSQMLDQIQKLVELNNSNDIGSLVNNLPLKWVAKKGRTSFGRPASVVGFLPKSKNGSKKALIIRKSRKRKRLSRFK, from the exons ATGGAGATAAAAGATTCCATCCTTGATATTCCGGTGCAAGATCCCCCGCAGGAAGATTTCTCTGCTGTCGATTTGAATTGGACCAAGTATGGAACTGATGAGCACCATGATGAGGTAGCCCTCATTCCTTATGACCGAGTTGATGAATTCATGCTGGGAGAATGTTCTAATGTGGAGTGCCCAACACGTTTTCACattgagagaggaagaaagCGAGAAATAGGCAGTGTAAAGAACAACAAGAGTGATGAATATTTGGAGTACAGGGT GTATTGGTGTTCATTTGGTCCTGAGAATTATGGAGAGGGTGGTAATATATTGCCCAGTAGGAGATATCGACTCAATACCAGAAACCGAGCTGCAAGGCCACAGTCCATGCGGGGCTGTCAGTGCCGTTTCGCAGTTAAGCGTTTGTATGCTCGCCCATCAGTTGCACTCATTATATACTATGAGAGACGTCATGTAAATAAATCGGGTGTTCTATGTCATGGACCACTTGATAGAGATGCCATTGGCCCTGGTGCCAAGAAAATACCCTATATTTCTAATGAGATCCAGCAGCAGACAATGTCCATGATTTATCTTGGAATACCAGTGGAAAATGTCTTACAGAAACATATTGAAGGCGTTCAACGCTACTGTGGTGCAGATGCAAAAGTTAGTAGCCTTGCATCTCAGTATGTCCACAAACTCGGCATGATCATCAAGCGATCAACACATGAATTGGATCTGGATGATCAGGCTAGCATACGAATGTGGGTTGAGCGCAATAAGAAGTATGTATTCTTTTATCAGGATTGCTCTGATACAGATCCTTTCATTCTAGGGATTCAAACAGATTGGCAGTTACAACAAATGATCCGTTTTGGCCATCACAGTCTCATGGCTGCTGATTCAACATTTGGCATAAAGAAACTCAAG TACCCACTGTCTACAGTTCTTGTATTCGATTCGAGGTTACACGCCCTCCCAGTTGCATGGATCATTACCCGTTCTGTTGCAAAGGAGGATGTGTCAAAATGGATGAAAGCTCTTCGAGAACGAGCTCGTGCTGTTGATTCTGCTTGGAAGATCAATGGGTTTCTAATAGATGATGCTGCTTCAGAGATTGATCCAATCAG GGAAATTTTTTGCTGTCCTGTTCTTTTTTGCCTTTGGCGTGTTCGTAGATCATGGCTGAGGAACATTGTCAGGAGGTGCAATCACATTGAAGTTCAACGTGAAATTTTCAAACGTCTTGGAAAAATAGTGTATGGTATCTGGGATGGTGCAGATTCTGTGGGTGCTATGGAGGAGTTCATCCAAGATTTTGTTGACCAAACTGACTTCATGCAGTATTTTAAGGCCTGTTGGGTGCCGAAGATAG AAATGTGGCTTACAACCATGAAAACTCTTCCACTTGCAAGCCAGGAAGCATCTGGTGCCATTGAAGCTTATCATGTGAAGCTGAAACTCAAACTTTATGATGATTCACATATTGGTGCACTCCAAAGAGTTGATTGGCTGGTGCACAAGCTGATAACGGAGTTGCATCCTATCTACTGGCTTGATCGCTATGCAGATGAAAGTGATTCCTTCCAAAATGTTAAAGAGGAGTACATTGCTTCCACATCATGGCATCGAGCACTGCAAATTCAGGACACTGACGTTATCTTAGATGATAAGGATCACCTCTTTGCCAAGGTTGTGAGTCAAAAGGACAGTAGTCAAACACATCTGGTCTGGAATCCTGGGTCCGAGTTTGCTTTTTGTGATTGTGAATGGTCAATGCAAGGAAACTTTTGCAAGCATGTCATCAAGGTCAATATGGTCTGCGAAAATCATCTAGGTTATCAACCTTCCATGGCATCTCAGTCATTCAAAGAAATCTTAATCAATCTGTGGAAAAAACCCATGGATGATTCAATTTCCCTTGATCAGTCAATGGCCTGGATGAGCCAGATGCTTGACCAAATTCAAAAACTAGTTGAATTAAACAATTCCAATGACATTGGCAGTCTGGTAAATAATCTACCACTGAAGTGGGTGGCCAAGAAGGGCAGAACATCTTTTGGCAGGCCTGCATCTGTAGTTGGTTTTCTCCCCAAGTCAAAGAATGGTTCCAAGAAAGCTCTTATCATCAGAAAGAGCAGGAAGCGAAAAAGATTGTCTCGGTTTAAGTGA